One region of Permianibacter fluminis genomic DNA includes:
- a CDS encoding diguanylate cyclase produces the protein MIGLLLLAPLVLSLSLPAWSKQAADPAGSVTGDNLAALLDQAEQAKRSDAELAVKLTSQVIDALQQHPDAELELRARFLRCDELIAGAPAKAREEVERGLQLAKQSMRDGWRAGFLSCLGNILEFEGKNTEAEQQYSDAVAIAEVAQDHHMLAHALYQRGYIRGVAGNYSGGLADLQRSHGLYEKINKPVHARTVINSIATLYNRMGDFAQARQYYERSVRLLEAENEPSDLGIALHNLGRTLENLALYDDAQKAFERALAAHLSIGYDRGVAYARRGLGSVLNARLQPEQALKELDLAMPLARSSNDNRLQAQIQLQRGIALRQLKRYREARAELDLALAAFKQIRAQHELRDTYAAMATLNAELENWRAAYEAHVSLKQIADQLATGQRDQQLALIKVQFDTRYQEQQNRALEKEKAAVEQALAQEQRANRLQVIVIVLGALVLLLLVFAIWRQWRNSRKLQAMAMTDELTGLANRRRVLATLDAMRQSHRATERQVAVLIADLDHFKLLNDSWGHLVGDKVLKRVAAAFRTVVREQDVLGRLGGEEFLLLLPSTDKTEALQVAERVRGAVAAIDLTDIDPGLKQTISLGGTSCKVGDEQIGHILARADAALYSAKEQGRNRVLWQD, from the coding sequence GTGATCGGGTTGCTGCTGTTGGCGCCGCTCGTGTTGTCCTTGTCGTTGCCCGCTTGGTCGAAGCAGGCCGCAGACCCTGCCGGTAGTGTGACCGGGGACAATCTGGCCGCTCTGCTCGATCAGGCTGAGCAGGCCAAGCGCAGTGATGCTGAGCTGGCCGTCAAACTGACCAGCCAGGTAATCGACGCGCTGCAGCAACACCCGGATGCCGAACTGGAACTGCGCGCCCGTTTTTTGCGCTGCGACGAGCTCATTGCCGGCGCACCGGCGAAAGCGCGGGAAGAAGTCGAGCGCGGCCTGCAATTGGCCAAGCAATCCATGCGCGATGGCTGGCGGGCCGGCTTTTTGAGCTGCCTCGGCAACATCCTTGAGTTCGAAGGCAAGAACACCGAGGCCGAGCAGCAATACAGCGATGCGGTTGCCATTGCCGAGGTGGCGCAGGATCACCACATGCTGGCGCACGCGCTGTACCAGCGTGGCTACATCCGCGGCGTTGCTGGCAACTACAGCGGTGGTTTGGCCGATCTGCAGCGCTCGCACGGTCTGTATGAAAAGATCAACAAGCCAGTGCATGCCCGCACCGTCATCAACAGCATTGCGACCTTGTATAACCGGATGGGCGATTTTGCCCAGGCCCGGCAGTATTACGAACGCTCCGTGCGCTTGCTCGAAGCTGAAAATGAACCGAGTGATCTCGGCATCGCTCTGCACAATCTCGGCCGGACCCTGGAAAATCTCGCGCTCTATGATGATGCCCAGAAGGCGTTTGAACGGGCGCTGGCTGCACATCTTTCCATTGGTTATGACCGTGGTGTCGCCTATGCGAGACGCGGTCTTGGCAGCGTGCTCAATGCCCGGCTGCAACCGGAGCAGGCGCTGAAAGAGCTGGATCTGGCCATGCCGCTGGCGCGCAGCAGCAACGACAATCGCCTGCAGGCCCAGATTCAGTTGCAGCGCGGCATCGCGCTGCGCCAACTCAAACGCTACCGTGAAGCGCGTGCCGAGCTGGATCTGGCATTGGCCGCGTTCAAGCAGATACGCGCCCAACATGAGCTGCGTGACACCTACGCGGCCATGGCGACGCTGAATGCCGAGCTGGAAAATTGGCGCGCCGCCTATGAAGCCCATGTGTCGTTGAAACAGATTGCCGATCAGCTGGCGACCGGCCAACGCGATCAACAACTGGCGCTGATCAAAGTGCAGTTTGATACCCGTTATCAAGAGCAGCAGAACCGGGCGCTGGAAAAAGAAAAAGCCGCCGTCGAGCAGGCGCTGGCGCAGGAGCAGCGGGCGAACCGGTTGCAGGTGATCGTGATCGTGCTCGGTGCCTTGGTGTTGCTGTTGCTGGTGTTTGCAATCTGGAGACAGTGGCGCAACAGTCGCAAGTTGCAGGCGATGGCGATGACCGACGAGCTGACCGGTCTCGCCAACCGTCGCCGGGTGCTGGCCACGCTCGATGCGATGCGGCAATCGCATCGTGCTACCGAGCGGCAGGTGGCGGTTTTGATCGCCGACCTGGATCATTTCAAGCTGCTCAATGACAGTTGGGGCCATCTGGTTGGCGACAAGGTGCTCAAGCGGGTTGCTGCGGCGTTTCGTACTGTGGTCCGCGAGCAGGATGTGCTGGGCCGTTTGGGCGGCGAGGAATTTTTGTTGTTGCTGCCGAGCACCGACAAGACCGAAGCCTTGCAAGTGGCCGAACGCGTTCGTGGGGCCGTGGCCGCCATCGATCTGACCGATATCGATCCGGGCCTCAAGCAGACCATCAGTCTGGGTGGAACCTCCTGCAAGGTCGGCGATGAGCAGATCGGTCACATTCTCGCTCGCGCCGATGCCGCGCTGTACAGTGCCAAGGAGCAGGGCCGAAACCGGGTGTTGTGGCAGGATTGA